The following DNA comes from Verrucomicrobiota bacterium.
GAGACGGACAACTTTGGCTTCAAGGCGGTGGAGAATCGCATGCACATCCACGACCTGCACGCGACGCTGTTGCATCTGCTGGGCGTGGACCACGAGAAGCTGACCTTCCGCCACGCCGGCCGCGACTACCGCCTGACCGATGTGCACGGCAACGTGGCGCGGGAAGTATTGGCCTGAACGTCGGGCATCCTGCCACGCCAGTTGCCTCTTGTCTTGCCCGAGTGTCGTGATACGGTCCGGCATGAAATCCGGCCGTTTTTACCTGCTCGCGTTTCCCATCTGCATTGCCCTCCCGCTCGGGGGATGCCAGAAGCCGGAGGACAAGGCGGCTCAGGAATCCGTCCGCCTGCTCAAGGAAATCAAGGCGGCCGTGGGCACGACACATCGCAAGGGGGAGGCATTCCTTGTGCTCAAGTCG
Coding sequences within:
- a CDS encoding DUF1501 domain-containing protein → ETDNFGFKAVENRMHIHDLHATLLHLLGVDHEKLTFRHAGRDYRLTDVHGNVAREVLA